A window of Rhizobium sp. CC-YZS058 genomic DNA:
GCGCGAGGCAGATGGAAGCCTGTGCATCGATTTCTGCAGTAGCCGAGGGGAGCGACTGCCAGTCTCTGCAGCTTCGCCGTCATCCGCGCTATGAGAGCTGGCTCGGGAAATCTGCACATCGGGGATGAGTGGAGTTTCTGCCTGACTTCGGCTTAGATGCCGGGAACAGGAGAGACCATGACGAGACGACTGCGCCGGAACCATAGCCCGGCTTTCAAGGCGAAGGTGGCACTTGCCGCCATCCGAGGTGAGCAGACGCTGGTGGAGTTGTCCCAGCAGTTCGATGTGCACGCCAACCAGATCAAGCAATGGAAAGACCAGCTCCTTGAGGGGGCGACGGGTGTGTTCGGCGATGAAACGAAGGCGGAGCCGTCGGGTCCGACCATCGATGTCAAAACGCTGCACGCGAAAATCGGCGAACTGACACTGGAGAACGATTTTTTATCCGGTGCGCTCGGCAAGGCGGGATTGCTGGGCGGAAAGAAATGATCGACCGCGAGCACAAGCTATCCGTCGTGCGCCAGGCGAAGCTTCTCGGCTTCAGCCGTGGCAGCGTCTACTATTCTCCACGTCCGGTGTCTGACGGCGATCTGGCCCTTATGCGCCGGATTGACGAACTGCATCTCGACTACCCCTTTGCCGGAAGTCGGATGTTGCAGGGGCTCTTGAGAGGAGAAGGTCTGGAGACCGGGCGACTACACGTCGCCACGCTGATGAAGAAGATGGGCATCGAGGCGATCTACCGCCGCCCGAACACCTCGAAACCGGCGCCAGGGCACAAGATTTATCCCTACCTCCTACGAAAGCTGGCAGTCACCCGGCCCAATCAGGTCTGGGCAATGGACCTGACCTACATCCCCATGGCGCGGGGATTTGTCTATCTGTGCGCCGTCGTGGACTGGTTCAGCCGGAAGGTCTTGTCATGGCGCTTGTCGATCACGATGGAAGCAGCCTTCTGCATCGAGGCGGTGGAGGAGGCACTTGCCCGTCATGGCAAGCCGGAAATCTTCAATACCGACCAGGGATCGCAGTTCACCTCCATCGACTTCACCGCCGTGCTGAAGAGGTCGCAGATCGCCGTCTCGATGGATGGCAAGGGTGCCTGGCGAGACAATGTCTTCGTCGAGCGGCTCTGGCGTTCGATCAAATACGAGGAAGTCTACCTCCATGCCTACAAGACTGTGTCCGAGGCACGCGCTGGCATCGGCCGATATCTGAACTTCTACAACACCAGACGCCCACATTCATCCCTTGGCCGGCAGACGCCGGATCAGGCCTACTTTAACGCGCTGGCACCGATGATGGTGGCGGCATAATCGAGGCGGAAATCCACTTAGCAAAACGCCCGAAACTGTTCAGACAAACCGAACCACCTCTATGCGCTCCTTGGTTGATATGGTAGATTTTTAGTTCTTCAAGATGAAGTGCCGGATGGCGGAGATCGCCAGGGAGCGATGGAAAGACATGCGCGGATGCTACCTTAGGACGGGATCTGCAATCTACCTAAGTGTAGGGCAAGAATCACACCGAAGCTGAATGTCATTATAAAACAGTCGATTAAAGCGCACCGACAAGCGGAAATAATTTCCGCTCCGACGTTCAGCGAACCTGCTGCCGAATGCGCCGGCACCGCTTCTGGATCTGATGCGTGACCTTCTCCAGAACCCGAGCCGGATCGCCAGCAAGGGCAGTAATTTGCGAAGCCACATCCTCGCATCGCGTGGCTACAAGCTCAGCCAACTCAGCAACGCGCCTGAGCGTCGATGCCCCGCTTAATCCGATGTCGGCGGCAAGTGCCTGCCAGTCGGCTTTCTGCAGATCCGCAGCGCTGATCCGGCCTGCGATTGCCTGAGGCAGGCTTTGGTCGACGTTGGGATAGACGGCAGCGCACATCAGGTCATAGAGCGGCGCCATCTTCGCGGACCCACCCGCACCGATCAGGATCGAGTAGTTCTTCGCGTGCGAATCCGAGTTGCAAATGAGCACATTGAGGATGACCGCATTGAGGAATGTCATGCGCTCTGCAGGCGAAGCCAGGTCGCTGGCGGCTTGGAACATCATTTTCAGGGTCACGCCGCGCCCGGTCGAGGAGCGCTCGTATTTGTGAGACGGGAAATGTCCGGTGAGCTGGCAAAGATCTTCCTGGTGAAGCCGGCGAATTTCGCCTTGCGGATCGGTGAAGCGGTCATAGCGCTTCACCAGAAGATAGCGGCGGCGACCAGCCACACCGATGGTCGCCTCAGCAGCCTCAAGACCGCAGGCGCGCGCAAGAGCGAGACAGAAGGCTTCATTCTCGACGCTGCCTGCCAGCCGATTGGTATCCGGCTTTAGAATGTGGGTGGAGGGTGTCCCATCAACAGGGATGGATATCGCGTCGTTCTCGCTGACGAAGACCGGCAGCTTCTCCTGGACGCCCGCGAGAGACATCGAGACCCCGCGCTCCCCGACCAGGAAGGGCTTTGCCGGAAGCTCATTGAGAATGCGCTCCAGCGCCGCGGCATCCGGCACGGGCTGAAGATTGACACCTGGTCGACGGGGCTGACCGATCGACAGGGCGCCGGCCGTGTCGCGCCCGATATGGGCGAGGAGACCGACGATGTCCTGAGGCGAGACTTTAAGACGCTGCCCGATTTCGGCGAGGTGGGTTTCCGGAAGCAGATTGGCGAGCCAGGGCAGCAACCTGTCGGCGGCCACCGGACCGGACCGCAAAGGCATTGTCAACGAAAGCGGGAAAGCTGAGCGTCGAGCTTCCCAACTCGGTTCATACTCCAGCCGCCACGCGCCATCGAAGGTCAGACGCGCGACCGGAAAGCCTTCGTAATAGATGGTCGTCATCGGCCGTCTCCGAAGGTGGGCAGGAACCCAAGGTCGTCTTCCGGGGCGTCCGTGACGGACTGGGCAGCCTTGAGGTCACCGATCTCCAGTCCAACGCTGCGCGCCACGATCAGTGACTTCTCAAGCTGACAACTCGGCTTTCCGGACTCAAGCTCCACAATGAAGCGCTCACCTGTGCCGGAGCGCGCCGCAAGCTCGGTCTGTGTCCAGCCGAGCGCCTTTCGCTTCTCGCGGATCGCGGCGCCGAAGTCGCGCGCGGACTTGAGCATGGAACATCTCCCGTGGTGGCTTACCGTACAGGAAGATTTTTTGCCAATCAATGCAGTTCTTACCGAGCGGGAAGCCTTGTGAGCTACGCTCAGGATCACACCGATCGGGAAGTTTTTGCGCGTGGAAAGGCGTCGGAGATTGGCGGTCCTTGAGCCCGTGGTATCGCGTGTGGTACACCTGCGGGTATCGCAATTTCGCCAATGAGAGCGGCAGGTTAGGGAAAGTCCAGCTTTCTCAGGTATCGCGGGCCTATCTGGCGGAGAGTCCCCCCCTCTCCGCCAGGTTGTATCTGCCCGACCGGGATACATAGATGACACTTCGTACCTGAGACATAGGTAACAACCTCGTGCCGAACGGGTTGTGGATGGTTTGCAACGTTCTCTGTTGCAGGTCGATATAGCCCAGATCGTAGCGCAAGAAGCTGACGAGCTAAATGCCGTCGTCGACTTCTTTTACTCCCAGTTTCTGGCCGGCCACAACAAACAGTTGAGATGTTGATTTTCTTGCGATGTATGCAGATGCCGCCGCAGCTGGTGACAAGAGCGTCGCGATCATGGAACGGGTATTCGATCTCGGCAGCCCTTCATACCGACGCGGCGACGCCGTCTAGACGTCGTTCGGCACCTTCATCGCCAGAGCCTCATGCGGCCTTTCGCGACCCGTTTTGTTTCTAACTAGATAGCCTCAAGACGTCTCGTCGCTCTGCAACAAGCGCTTTCGTTCTATTGCCTGACAACTACGGGCTGTGAGTCGGCCATACTGAACCGATCATCGAATTCGCTTTCCGCAATGCAAGCTTGGTCGCTGGGACAGAACATGGCGAAGCCGGTTCGGCGTACTGCAGCCTGTAACCAGCGTAGGCGTCGCTGGGAGGCGATCATGAGCATCGCCTCCTGGATGCCAGCGACAATGAGAAGATCAGCCGATCGAGGTGGTCATCACTCCTTCGATCGAGGCCGGGATGCGTCGAAGGAAATCCTGGGTCTTACGTGCGACGCAGTCTCTGACTATCGCTGCGTCGTCAACCCAATAAAAATCTGGGTCGATCTGGACGCGACGCGACGCGTTCGAAGCGCCGTCGCTGCCCTTATTGATCGAACGCTTCAGGCCACCGGAAGTGAGCCTCGCATTTGGCCATGTCATCGAGTAACTTAGTACAAGCCTAGTATCGCCTGCAGTTGCCTGTTCGCCTTCTAGGCCTACTTTGTAATGATCTGCGACGCCGTCGTTAGAAGATCATGGACGAGCGAAGACCAATAACATCCTTGTAGACATGGCACATAACAGCTGGCGACAGAGCCACGCATCGGTTTTGGACCTTTCCGATGGTACGAGATTCTCTATGATCCAGCCTGGATGCTTCGATTAAAACCGAAACTGCAATGCTGTTCAGCTCTAACTACGTTCTTGACTGAATGACCGCCGTGTGCTCGAGGTCCGGAATGATGCGATGCCGTGTGGCCTGCTCATAGGCATAGGCGAAGGCAAGCAGGGAAGCCTCCGTCCACATCCGGCCGACGAAGATAAGGCTGAAGGGGGCGCCGTTGGCGTAGCGGCCGGCCGGAACGGTGACGCCAGGGAGGCCGGCGATGTTAATTTCCGAAACGGTCGTCGCCGGGAAGGTCGCCTCGTCGAAAACGCCTGGCAAAGGGTGGGAGCTCTGCGGAAAGACCAGCGCGTCGAGCGCGTTCTCGTCGAGAACGCGATTGAAAATGGTGAGATAGCTCTCGCGGAGCTTAGCGAACGCCCGCATGTCCGGCGGTGTTTCGGGTGCTTTGAGCGATTGTGCGATCAGCGGCGTCTGCCCATGGGCGCCGAGCAGCGTCTCCTCGGCGAAAGGGTCGATCATTAACATCGACGCTAGCTGACGGAACGAGGTCGCAGCCGCCGAGGGCCCAAGTCGTTTCAGGAAATTGTCGAAATCGTAGACGATGCTCTCCATGCCTCGAGAGTCGAACTCGACATTCTTCATCGCCAGATCAGCGAAGGCCGTTTCCTTGAACGGATCATCGACGAGAACGGCACCGAGCGTCTTGATCTCGGCGATCGCCGCCGCGTAGAGGGCTGCGGCTTCCTCACTGAGCGGCGCTTCGCGCCAGCCCGTTCCATAAAGGCCGAGCCGCCTGCCGGCGAGCGCATCCTCTGCCAGAAGGGAGGTGTAGCCCTCCTCCGGAACATGGCCGATGGCGGCAACCGTCTTCGGATCTTCGATCGTGTAGCCGGCGATGATGTCGAGCAGGAGCGCGGCGTCGCGCACGGTGCGGGCATGGGGGCCGACAACGTCGCGGGTGGAGCCTGCAAGCGGCGCGACGCCCGTATTAGGGACAAGCGCGAAGGTCGGCTTGACGCTCACCAGGCTTTGCGCGGCGGCGGGATTTTGGATGGAACCGCCGGTCTCCTCGGCCAGTCCGACCAGCGCGAAGCTGGCGGCAATCGCCGTTGCGGTCCCGCTCGAACTGGCCCCCGGCGCAATCGCGCGATCGACGGCATTGTAGGTCGGGCCTTTCCAGCTCGTGTTTGCGCGCGCGCCGTCATGGCTAAAGGCGGGGATATTGGTTTTGCCGAGAATAATAGCGCCGGCCTCCTTCAAGCGAGCTACGACAGGCGCGTCGCGTTCGGGAACAAGGTCGATGCCGCCGGCCGCGCTCGACAAACCCGCCCAGCCAGCCGTCGAAGGAAGGCCTGCGAAGTCCATTGCCTCCTTGATCACCACCGGGACGCCGGCGAAGAGGCCGAGAGGATCGCCGGCGCTCCGACGCTTATCGATCGCCCTTGCCTCGCTCAGCGCATCGGGGTTCATGAAGGTGAAGGCATTGTAGCAGGGCTCATAAGCGGCGATACGGTCGAGATGGGCCTTGGTCAGAGCTTCGGATGTAAATCGCCCGTCCGCCAGGCCACGCGCAGCCTCGTCGAGCGTCATCTCCACCACATCGATCCCCACGGCGGACGTTGCATGAACCATCATGTCCATTTCACGAACCTTTCTGTTGCAGCCCACTTTCGAACGCGGCGGTTCGATAGGCCGATCTTCATGTCTGAGGATTCCGGAGTGCCGACAGCGCCGTCTTGGCTGGATCAGGCGGCCTTGAAGGTGGTCGACCTGTCGATCAGGCGGAGCAAGGCGTGGCTGTCCATCACGTCGGCGAAGATCGCCGCCATGCTCAGCAAGGTCGCATTGTGCTCCTCGTCGGACAGCGTCGCATTGGCATCGGTGAGGAAGATCACGTTGTAGCCCATCTGCAGCGCGTCGCGTGCGGTGCTCTCGCAGCAGCAATTCGTCAGAGTGCCGGTGATGATCAGCGTGTCGATGCCCCGCGCCTTCAACTCCGCATCCATGGTGCATGTACCAGGAATAAACGCCGAGAACCGTGTCTTGTCGATCGTCAGATCGCCTGGCAGGACTTCGAGCTCGGGGACGATCTGCCAATTGTCGGCATTGCGCGAGAAGGCGGCGGCGAGCCTGGCTGCTTCGCTCTTGCTCGTATAGTTTTCAAACCAGACCGTCCAGGGATTGGCTTCCTCCGCGTCATAGGTGTAGCGCAGAAAGACATTGATGCCGCCTGCGGCGCGAACGGCCGTCGACACCGCGTTGACTGCCGGAAAGATCTCCCGCGTATACGGTACCTCGACCGGCGCGCCCTCGGCGCAGAAGCCGACCTGAAGATCGACGACGACATGAGCGACGTGCCGCATGTTGAGTGTGTCGAAGATTTGCTCGCGCCCTCCCCTCAGGCTGCGCCCGCGATCGATAACTTGTTGTGGGATCGAGACCTTGTGCATTGCACTGCCTTTCAGTTGAGAACAGATGATGCGGGCCAGAGGCGCCGGACCAACCGGCGCCGCACGAGCAGCGCCTGCCTTTTAATCAAATATGAAACTATTTTAATTGCAAGTAAAAACTTGCAACGCTCAAAAGCCCCTTTGAACGCCGCAGAGTGCCCCGCAGACGTCTTGACAGTGTCTCCGGCCCGTTGCACTGTCCTTTGGCGGCAATATCCACGAGGTCACTCACCCTCTTCTCGACCTCGGTCGTGGCGATGTGGTGCCGATGGCGGAGCGTAACCAAACGTCTTTCGAAAGGGGATAGTCTCCTTTTCGACCTTTCGAATTATCATCGACTGTCGACCTGCGGAGCTGTCCCCCGGACGACGACCCCCTGCGCATATGCGCCCTCTGCGGAAAGGCGAGACGATGAAAGTTGGGATGCTGCATCACAGGTCCGGCGCAGCGGGCCTCTGGGGACCTTCGATGGACGCAGCCGCAGTGGTCGCTGCGGCAGAGATCAATGATGCCGGCGGCATCTTGGGCGACGATGTGGAACTCGTTTTTGCCGATTGCGGATGGTCGACTCGCGACGCCTTTCGTGCGGTCGATGACCTGATGGAGATCGAGCAGGTCGAGGCGATCGTCGGCAGCCATGCCAGCCTGATCCGGGACCCGGTGAGCAGCCGGATTTCAAGCCGCATCCCCTATATCTACACGCCGCAATATGAAGGCGCCGCCTGCGGCCCGTCTACAGTAGCGACCGGCGATACCGACCGCGAATTGCTGGAGCCGGCCATTCGGTGGCTGCGGGAGGAGAAGGCAGCGCAGCGCTTCTTTTTTGTCGGCAATGACTATATCTGGCCGCGCATGGCGCTGGAGACGACCAAAGCCCTGATGGCGCTGACAGGCTCACATTTCATCGGCCAGGCGATGGTGCCCGTCGATCAGCAGGACCATTTCGGCCTGTTGGAAACGATCCGGCGCAGCAAGGCGCAGGTCGTCATCATGGCGCTTCTCGGACATAGCGCGGTGCTGTTCAATCGCGCGTTTGCGGCGGCCGGCATGGACGAGAAGATCCTCCGTTTCGGGCTGATCATCGACGAAACCGTGATCTGCGGGATCGGGGCGCATGCGACGACCAATCTCTTCACCGCATCGAGCTATT
This region includes:
- a CDS encoding IS3 family transposase (programmed frameshift), producing the protein MTRRLRRNHSPAFKAKVALAAIRGEQTLVELSQQFDVHANQIKQWKDQLLEGATGVFGDETKAEPSGPTIDVKTLHAKIGELTLENGFFIRCARQGGIAGRKEMIDREHKLSVVRQAKLLGFSRGSVYYSPRPVSDGDLALMRRIDELHLDYPFAGSRMLQGLLRGEGLETGRLHVATLMKKMGIEAIYRRPNTSKPAPGHKIYPYLLRKLAVTRPNQVWAMDLTYIPMARGFVYLCAVVDWFSRKVLSWRLSITMEAAFCIEAVEEALARHGKPEIFNTDQGSQFTSIDFTAVLKRSQIAVSMDGKGAWRDNVFVERLWRSIKYEEVYLHAYKTVSEARAGIGRYLNFYNTRRPHSSLGRQTPDQAYFNALAPMMVAA
- a CDS encoding type II toxin-antitoxin system HipA family toxin, which encodes MTTIYYEGFPVARLTFDGAWRLEYEPSWEARRSAFPLSLTMPLRSGPVAADRLLPWLANLLPETHLAEIGQRLKVSPQDIVGLLAHIGRDTAGALSIGQPRRPGVNLQPVPDAAALERILNELPAKPFLVGERGVSMSLAGVQEKLPVFVSENDAISIPVDGTPSTHILKPDTNRLAGSVENEAFCLALARACGLEAAEATIGVAGRRRYLLVKRYDRFTDPQGEIRRLHQEDLCQLTGHFPSHKYERSSTGRGVTLKMMFQAASDLASPAERMTFLNAVILNVLICNSDSHAKNYSILIGAGGSAKMAPLYDLMCAAVYPNVDQSLPQAIAGRISAADLQKADWQALAADIGLSGASTLRRVAELAELVATRCEDVASQITALAGDPARVLEKVTHQIQKRCRRIRQQVR
- a CDS encoding helix-turn-helix transcriptional regulator, whose translation is MLKSARDFGAAIREKRKALGWTQTELAARSGTGERFIVELESGKPSCQLEKSLIVARSVGLEIGDLKAAQSVTDAPEDDLGFLPTFGDGR
- a CDS encoding amidase, which encodes MDMMVHATSAVGIDVVEMTLDEAARGLADGRFTSEALTKAHLDRIAAYEPCYNAFTFMNPDALSEARAIDKRRSAGDPLGLFAGVPVVIKEAMDFAGLPSTAGWAGLSSAAGGIDLVPERDAPVVARLKEAGAIILGKTNIPAFSHDGARANTSWKGPTYNAVDRAIAPGASSSGTATAIAASFALVGLAEETGGSIQNPAAAQSLVSVKPTFALVPNTGVAPLAGSTRDVVGPHARTVRDAALLLDIIAGYTIEDPKTVAAIGHVPEEGYTSLLAEDALAGRRLGLYGTGWREAPLSEEAAALYAAAIAEIKTLGAVLVDDPFKETAFADLAMKNVEFDSRGMESIVYDFDNFLKRLGPSAAATSFRQLASMLMIDPFAEETLLGAHGQTPLIAQSLKAPETPPDMRAFAKLRESYLTIFNRVLDENALDALVFPQSSHPLPGVFDEATFPATTVSEINIAGLPGVTVPAGRYANGAPFSLIFVGRMWTEASLLAFAYAYEQATRHRIIPDLEHTAVIQSRT
- a CDS encoding cysteine hydrolase produces the protein MRHVAHVVVDLQVGFCAEGAPVEVPYTREIFPAVNAVSTAVRAAGGINVFLRYTYDAEEANPWTVWFENYTSKSEAARLAAAFSRNADNWQIVPELEVLPGDLTIDKTRFSAFIPGTCTMDAELKARGIDTLIITGTLTNCCCESTARDALQMGYNVIFLTDANATLSDEEHNATLLSMAAIFADVMDSHALLRLIDRSTTFKAA
- a CDS encoding substrate-binding domain-containing protein; translation: MKVGMLHHRSGAAGLWGPSMDAAAVVAAAEINDAGGILGDDVELVFADCGWSTRDAFRAVDDLMEIEQVEAIVGSHASLIRDPVSSRISSRIPYIYTPQYEGAACGPSTVATGDTDRELLEPAIRWLREEKAAQRFFFVGNDYIWPRMALETTKALMALTGSHFIGQAMVPVDQQDHFGLLETIRRSKAQVVIMALLGHSAVLFNRAFAAAGMDEKILRFGLIIDETVICGIGAHATTNLFTASSYFADHHSRSNDRFLERYHDAFGTITPPVSAASIGYYEGLHLLAGLSRKLGTHDGPSLAAHLSHPVVWPSRKDIIKDRAVRGSSAVHIGAAEGVTLKVVATMRG